A stretch of SAR324 cluster bacterium DNA encodes these proteins:
- a CDS encoding C4-dicarboxylate ABC transporter substrate-binding protein has product MKNLRKLLILCLSALMLIITNPIEAAEYDLTLHHFYAPSEPSHTEVLVPWAREVEERTNGRVKIVIAPGMSLGGKPKDLTAQVRSGQVDLIWTVNGYSGKEFLRTEVFELPFVHTNDPVATNLAMREMFETDLKEDYQGMEVMFLHATQGHAFQSNGYGIHKPEDLLGKRA; this is encoded by the coding sequence ATGAAAAATCTGCGAAAGTTACTCATTCTCTGTTTGTCAGCACTTATGCTGATCATCACTAATCCCATTGAGGCTGCAGAGTATGACCTTACCCTACATCATTTTTATGCCCCAAGCGAACCTTCTCATACTGAGGTGCTGGTTCCTTGGGCTAGGGAAGTCGAAGAACGTACAAATGGCAGGGTAAAGATTGTGATTGCCCCTGGAATGAGCCTGGGCGGTAAGCCTAAGGATCTAACCGCGCAAGTCAGGAGTGGGCAGGTTGACCTGATTTGGACAGTTAACGGCTATAGTGGAAAGGAGTTTCTGAGAACAGAGGTTTTTGAATTGCCCTTCGTCCACACTAATGATCCGGTAGCTACCAACTTGGCCATGCGAGAAATGTTTGAGACTGATTTGAAGGAAGATTACCAAGGAATGGAGGTAATGTTTCTCCATGCTACACAAGGCCATGCTTTCCAGTCAAACGGCTATGGTATTCACAAGCCAGAAGATCTGCTTGGCAAACGAGCA